From Micrococcus porci, one genomic window encodes:
- the trpD gene encoding anthranilate phosphoribosyltransferase: MRETVTHTWPEVFRRLTLGQDLDDAAAEWAMGEMMSGDATEGQVGAFLLALAAKGETVPELRGLTDAMVAKARRVHVSGETLDIVGTGGDRLGTVNLSTMSSLVAAGAGARIVKHGNRGASSTAGAADVIEALGVDLSMPPAKAEECAEAVGITFLFAQNYHPSMKYVAPVRKQLGVPTVFNFLGPLSNPAQASAQALGCSSEEMVPLLAQVLADRGVRGFVFRGSDGRDKITTSGPSTIMEVRGGVTAHEIDPRDFGIELAPVEALAGRDGAYNATLVRGLLAGEHGPIRDAVLLNAAAGLTAWDVEAEGPLMDRLRTNMARAAESIDSGAAADVLERWVQFSRS, encoded by the coding sequence ATGCGAGAGACCGTGACCCACACCTGGCCCGAGGTGTTCCGCCGACTGACCCTCGGTCAGGACCTCGATGACGCCGCCGCGGAATGGGCGATGGGCGAGATGATGTCCGGCGACGCCACCGAGGGGCAGGTCGGCGCCTTCCTCCTCGCGCTGGCGGCGAAGGGCGAGACCGTCCCCGAGCTGCGCGGCCTCACCGACGCCATGGTGGCCAAGGCCCGGCGTGTGCACGTGTCCGGCGAGACCCTCGACATCGTCGGCACCGGCGGTGACCGGCTGGGCACCGTCAACCTCTCGACGATGTCGTCGCTCGTCGCAGCCGGCGCCGGGGCCCGCATCGTCAAGCACGGCAACCGCGGCGCGTCGTCGACGGCCGGCGCCGCCGACGTGATCGAGGCGCTGGGCGTCGACCTGTCCATGCCCCCGGCCAAGGCGGAGGAGTGTGCGGAGGCGGTCGGCATCACCTTCCTCTTCGCCCAGAACTACCACCCCTCGATGAAGTACGTCGCCCCCGTGCGCAAGCAGCTCGGGGTGCCCACGGTCTTCAACTTCCTCGGCCCCCTGAGCAACCCCGCCCAGGCGTCCGCCCAGGCGCTCGGGTGCTCCAGCGAGGAGATGGTGCCGCTGCTCGCCCAGGTCCTGGCGGACCGCGGCGTGCGCGGATTCGTCTTCCGCGGCTCGGACGGCCGGGACAAGATCACGACGTCGGGGCCCTCCACGATCATGGAGGTCCGGGGAGGGGTCACCGCCCACGAGATCGACCCCCGCGACTTCGGGATCGAGCTGGCCCCGGTCGAGGCTCTCGCCGGCCGCGACGGCGCCTACAACGCGACGCTCGTGCGCGGCCTGCTGGCGGGGGAGCACGGCCCGATCCGCGACGCCGTGCTGCTCAACGCCGCCGCCGGTCTGACCGCGTGGGACGTCGAGGCGGAGGGTCCCCTCATGGACCGGCTGAGAACCAACATGGCCCGCGCCGCCGAGTCCATCGACTCGGGCGCGGCGGCGGACGTCCTCGAGCGCTGGGTGCAGTTCTCCCGCTCGTGA
- the qcrC gene encoding cytochrome bc1 complex diheme cytochrome c subunit gives MKALSQNRRHPLVGLALLLLGLLVTGGLYSVASTVNQAQAATQVTAAAAADDITAGEKLFNANCASCHNMGATGTADGPSLVGVGAAAVDFQVGTGRMPMQMNGPQAQRKPNQFSEEQTAQLAAYVASLGAGPAVPADEDLDPNAEGVNIAKGGDLFRINCAMCHNAAAAGGALTRGKFAPSLEGVSEKHIYEAMETGPQNMPVFSDANLKPEDKRDIIAYLKTIEANGSPGGLQLGSLGPVAEGLFIWTAGLALIVGFMVWLTSRSS, from the coding sequence GTGAAGGCACTTTCGCAGAACCGACGCCACCCCCTGGTGGGGCTGGCGCTCCTCCTGCTGGGACTCCTGGTGACCGGCGGACTCTATTCCGTCGCGAGCACCGTCAATCAGGCGCAGGCGGCCACGCAGGTCACCGCGGCCGCCGCCGCTGACGACATCACGGCTGGCGAGAAGCTTTTCAACGCGAACTGCGCCTCGTGCCACAACATGGGGGCCACCGGCACCGCGGACGGGCCCTCGCTCGTCGGCGTCGGCGCCGCCGCCGTGGACTTCCAGGTCGGCACCGGTCGCATGCCCATGCAGATGAACGGTCCGCAGGCGCAGCGCAAGCCCAACCAGTTCTCCGAGGAGCAGACCGCGCAGCTCGCGGCCTACGTCGCCTCTCTCGGCGCCGGCCCCGCCGTGCCCGCCGACGAGGACCTCGACCCGAACGCCGAGGGCGTGAACATCGCCAAGGGCGGCGACCTGTTCCGCATCAACTGCGCCATGTGCCACAACGCGGCGGCCGCCGGCGGCGCGCTGACCCGCGGCAAGTTCGCCCCGTCCCTCGAGGGCGTCTCCGAGAAGCACATCTACGAGGCCATGGAGACCGGCCCCCAGAACATGCCCGTGTTCTCGGACGCCAACCTCAAGCCCGAGGACAAGCGCGACATCATCGCCTACCTGAAGACCATCGAGGCGAACGGCTCCCCCGGCGGCCTGCAGCTCGGCTCGCTCGGCCCGGTGGCCGAGGGCCTGTTCATCTGGACCGCGGGCCTCGCGCTCATCGTCGGCTTCATGGTCTGGCTCACCAGCCGCTCCTCCTGA
- the qcrB gene encoding cytochrome bc1 complex cytochrome b subunit, producing the protein MSTATHEYQPATGTGRLANFLDTRVGLSPIVKFFGRKTFPDHWTFMFGEVALYSFVILLLSGAFLTFFFDPSMSHVTYDGAYAPLRGIEMSAAMASALDISFDIRGGLFMRQLHHWSALLFVASMSVHMLRIFFTGAFRRPRELNWVVGCFLLMAGWAAGFTGYSLPDDVLSGNGLRIIDGILKAMPLVGSYLSAFLFGGEFPGYSVIGRLYALHIMIVPAIILLLIAVHLFMVVVHKHTQYPGPGRTENNVVGYPVGPVYAAKAGGFFFIVFGVLALIASTVTINSIWIYGPYDPSPVSAGTQPDWYIGPFDGALRLMPGMIGDFSFLWNIPMPWGSRVSLPMGVLTPLIPVGVILVGMISWPWIERWITKDDREHHLLDRPRNAPARTGIGVGMMIMWCTMWAAASSDLIATHFHLSLNDVLYFLRALFILGPILGFIVTRRICISLQRRDRETVLHGHESGVVEMSPEGGFSERHRQLTDYEMYRLVSFEDRRPVPATPGRNGKVSGAERMRAGLNRMFYQERVAPVSREELVEARTHGHGEHVGAVQGGSHSAELGH; encoded by the coding sequence ATGAGCACTGCAACGCACGAGTACCAGCCGGCGACCGGGACCGGTCGTCTGGCCAACTTCCTGGACACGCGAGTGGGGCTCTCCCCCATCGTGAAGTTCTTCGGCCGCAAGACCTTCCCGGACCACTGGACCTTCATGTTCGGCGAGGTGGCCCTCTACAGCTTCGTCATCCTGCTGCTGTCGGGCGCCTTCCTCACGTTCTTCTTCGATCCGTCGATGTCGCACGTGACCTATGACGGCGCCTACGCCCCGCTGCGCGGCATCGAGATGTCGGCGGCCATGGCGTCCGCCCTGGACATCTCCTTCGACATCCGCGGCGGCCTCTTCATGCGCCAGCTGCACCACTGGTCGGCGCTGCTCTTCGTCGCCTCGATGTCGGTGCACATGCTCCGCATCTTCTTCACCGGCGCCTTCCGTCGCCCGCGTGAGCTCAACTGGGTCGTCGGCTGCTTCCTGCTGATGGCCGGCTGGGCCGCCGGCTTCACCGGCTACTCCCTCCCCGACGACGTGCTGTCCGGCAACGGCCTGCGCATCATCGACGGCATCCTCAAGGCCATGCCCCTGGTGGGCTCCTACCTCTCCGCCTTCCTGTTCGGCGGCGAGTTCCCGGGCTACTCCGTGATCGGTCGCCTGTACGCGCTGCACATCATGATCGTCCCGGCGATCATCCTGCTGCTCATCGCCGTGCACCTGTTCATGGTCGTCGTGCACAAGCACACCCAGTACCCCGGCCCCGGCCGCACGGAGAACAACGTGGTCGGCTACCCCGTGGGCCCGGTGTACGCGGCCAAGGCCGGCGGCTTCTTCTTCATCGTGTTCGGCGTCCTGGCCCTGATCGCGTCCACCGTGACGATCAACTCGATCTGGATCTACGGTCCGTATGATCCCTCGCCCGTCTCCGCCGGCACCCAGCCGGACTGGTACATCGGCCCGTTCGACGGCGCCCTGCGCCTGATGCCGGGCATGATCGGCGACTTCTCCTTCCTGTGGAACATCCCGATGCCGTGGGGCTCCCGCGTCTCCCTCCCCATGGGCGTGCTGACCCCGCTGATCCCGGTGGGCGTCATCCTCGTCGGCATGATCTCTTGGCCGTGGATCGAGCGCTGGATCACCAAGGACGACCGTGAGCACCACCTGCTCGACCGTCCGCGCAACGCCCCCGCCCGTACCGGCATCGGCGTCGGCATGATGATCATGTGGTGCACCATGTGGGCCGCGGCCTCCTCGGACCTCATCGCCACGCACTTCCACCTGTCGCTGAACGACGTGCTCTACTTCCTGCGCGCGCTGTTCATCCTCGGCCCGATCCTCGGGTTCATCGTCACCCGTCGCATCTGCATCTCCCTGCAGCGTCGTGACCGCGAGACCGTGCTGCACGGCCACGAGTCCGGCGTCGTCGAGATGTCCCCTGAGGGAGGCTTCTCCGAGCGTCACCGTCAGCTCACCGACTACGAGATGTACCGTCTGGTCTCGTTCGAGGATCGCCGCCCTGTGCCGGCGACCCCGGGCCGCAACGGCAAGGTCTCCGGCGCTGAGAGGATGCGTGCCGGTCTGAACCGGATGTTCTACCAGGAGCGCGTCGCGCCGGTCTCCCGCGAGGAGCTGGTCGAGGCTCGCACCCACGGCCACGGCGAGCACGTCGGCGCCGTCCAGGGCGGCTCCCACTCCGCGGAGCTCGGCCACTGA
- the qcrA gene encoding cytochrome bc1 complex Rieske iron-sulfur subunit, with amino-acid sequence MGEKGYEGAERHSDALEHAGEESPRYAIDNPGLPPHRPRLADEDPRAAKRAERQVSVFFLISVIGTVLFFIGYFGVGQVGNGESTSVLYLQNLLLGLGVALAMFGIGIGVVHWAKTLMPDHEVVEERHEIRTEADRAAAQGMIADILDESQIKRRPLLRNTLIGAAVLAPLPFIAAFRDLDNTDNFSDEAAKNFGPERLRHTMWHEGVRLVRDPTGSPIKASDVTLGSALHVIPDGLNDLEHGKLNEKAKAVVLVMRLDPSKVKISPGRENWNVDGIFAYSKVCTHVGCPIALYEQHTHHLLCPCHQSTFDLAQECKVIFGPASHALPQLPITVDDEGYLVAQSDFHEPVGPVYWERG; translated from the coding sequence ATGGGCGAGAAAGGCTACGAAGGGGCCGAGCGACACTCGGACGCCCTCGAGCACGCCGGAGAGGAATCTCCGCGCTACGCCATCGACAACCCGGGCCTTCCGCCGCACCGTCCGCGCCTCGCGGACGAGGATCCGCGTGCGGCCAAGCGCGCCGAGCGTCAGGTCTCCGTCTTCTTCCTGATCTCCGTCATCGGCACGGTCCTGTTCTTCATCGGGTACTTCGGCGTCGGCCAGGTCGGCAACGGCGAGTCGACGAGCGTCCTGTACCTGCAGAACCTCCTGCTGGGCCTCGGCGTCGCGCTGGCGATGTTCGGGATCGGCATCGGCGTCGTGCACTGGGCGAAGACGCTCATGCCCGACCACGAGGTCGTCGAGGAGCGCCATGAGATCCGCACCGAGGCGGACCGCGCCGCCGCGCAGGGCATGATCGCGGACATCCTGGACGAGTCCCAGATCAAGCGTCGCCCGCTGCTGCGCAACACGCTGATCGGCGCCGCCGTGCTCGCTCCGCTGCCGTTCATCGCCGCGTTCCGCGACCTGGACAACACGGACAACTTCTCCGACGAGGCCGCGAAGAACTTCGGCCCGGAACGCCTGCGCCACACCATGTGGCACGAGGGCGTGCGCCTGGTGCGCGACCCCACCGGCTCCCCCATCAAGGCGTCGGACGTGACCCTCGGCTCGGCCCTGCACGTGATCCCGGACGGCCTGAACGACCTGGAGCACGGCAAGCTGAACGAGAAGGCCAAGGCCGTGGTGCTCGTCATGCGCCTCGATCCCTCCAAGGTGAAGATCAGCCCCGGCCGTGAGAACTGGAACGTGGACGGCATCTTCGCCTACTCCAAGGTCTGCACGCACGTGGGCTGCCCCATCGCCCTGTACGAGCAGCACACCCATCACCTGCTCTGCCCCTGCCACCAGTCGACCTTCGACCTCGCGCAGGAGTGCAAGGTCATCTTCGGCCCGGCCAGCCACGCCCTTCCGCAGCTGCCGATCACCGTGGACGACGAGGGCTACCTCGTGGCGCAGAGCGATTTCCATGAGCCCGTCGGGCCTGTCTACTGGGAGCGTGGCTGA
- the ctaE gene encoding aa3-type cytochrome oxidase subunit III, with amino-acid sequence MTTATSTLHQPTTGLPSRPNMVQVGTMVWLASELMFFGGLFAMYFTLRSTSPELWAEHTAILNVPLAAVNTVILVLSSFTAQFGVLAAERLQPRRTGGLFSVKSWGMVEWFILTFIMGSIFVAVQAFEYATLVSEGVTIAANAYGSAFYITTGFHALHVTGGLIAFLFIIGRAFLARRFGHHEATSAIVVSYYWHFVDVVWIALFFIVYFLK; translated from the coding sequence GTGACCACTGCAACCTCCACACTCCACCAGCCCACCACGGGGCTCCCGAGCCGGCCCAACATGGTCCAGGTCGGGACCATGGTGTGGCTCGCCAGCGAGCTCATGTTCTTCGGTGGGCTCTTCGCCATGTACTTCACGCTCCGCTCCACCTCTCCGGAGCTGTGGGCCGAGCACACTGCGATCCTCAACGTCCCGCTCGCCGCGGTGAACACCGTGATCCTGGTGCTCTCCTCCTTCACCGCTCAGTTCGGCGTCCTCGCTGCCGAGCGCCTCCAGCCCCGCCGCACCGGCGGCCTCTTCTCCGTGAAGAGCTGGGGCATGGTCGAGTGGTTCATCCTCACCTTCATCATGGGCTCGATCTTCGTCGCCGTGCAGGCGTTCGAGTACGCGACCCTGGTGTCCGAGGGCGTGACCATCGCCGCGAACGCCTACGGCTCCGCCTTCTACATCACGACCGGCTTCCACGCCCTCCACGTGACCGGCGGCCTCATCGCGTTCCTGTTCATCATCGGCCGCGCCTTCCTGGCCCGCCGCTTCGGCCATCACGAGGCCACGTCCGCCATCGTCGTGTCCTACTACTGGCACTTCGTCGACGTCGTCTGGATCGCCCTGTTCTTCATCGTCTACTTCCTGAAGTAA